One Methylocaldum marinum DNA window includes the following coding sequences:
- a CDS encoding ArsC family reductase — protein MTELYGIRNCDTCKKARAWLETRGIAYRFHELRENGLDRPVLEEMERALGWESLLNRRSTTWRQLSETDRQDLTREKSLQLMLRFPTLIKRPVLVANDKIFAGFSPEQYQGIL, from the coding sequence ATGACTGAACTTTACGGCATCCGCAACTGCGACACTTGCAAGAAGGCCCGCGCCTGGCTCGAAACGCGCGGAATCGCCTACCGGTTCCACGAATTACGCGAGAACGGGCTGGATAGGCCCGTCCTGGAAGAAATGGAACGCGCGCTCGGCTGGGAATCCCTTCTCAACCGGCGGAGCACGACTTGGCGCCAGCTCTCCGAAACCGACCGGCAGGATCTCACCCGGGAAAAATCGCTGCAGTTGATGCTCCGTTTTCCTACACTCATCAAACGGCCGGTATTGGTTGCAAACGACAAAATTTTCGCCGGGTTTTCCCCGGAACAATACCAAGGGATATTATGA
- the dapE gene encoding succinyl-diaminopimelate desuccinylase, with the protein MSDTLNLAVELIRRPSVTPDDAGCMDLISARLEPFGFRTEWFNFADTKNIWLKRGDSAPLLVFLGHTDVVPAGPSEDWHSPPFEPAVRDGYLYGRGAADMKSSVAAMTTALIRFVVKHPNHKGSIALLLTSDEEGAAANGVIKVMEALQKRDERIDWCLIGEPSSFVSLGDVVRIGRRGSLCGMLRVFGVQGHVAYPDKAENPIHRFAPALSELTSEVWDQGNEYFPPTSFQISNIQAGTGAENVIPGRLEILFNFRFSTALTEEDIKRRVHAILDKHGLRYELNWRLSGSPFLTTRPELIDATQGAIETVLDQRARLDTGGGTSDGRFVAPTGAQVVELGPINGSIHKVNEHVRIEDIDRLSKVYEQVLINLLAQ; encoded by the coding sequence ATGAGCGACACGTTGAATTTGGCTGTCGAACTGATCCGCCGCCCCTCGGTCACGCCCGACGATGCGGGCTGCATGGATTTAATTTCCGCCCGGCTGGAGCCTTTTGGCTTCCGCACCGAATGGTTCAACTTCGCCGACACCAAGAACATCTGGCTGAAGCGGGGCGATTCCGCGCCCTTGCTGGTTTTCCTCGGACATACCGACGTCGTGCCGGCAGGACCTTCCGAGGACTGGCACTCGCCCCCGTTCGAACCCGCCGTCCGGGACGGTTATCTCTATGGCAGGGGCGCGGCGGACATGAAGAGCAGTGTTGCCGCCATGACTACGGCATTGATCCGATTCGTGGTCAAGCATCCCAATCATAAAGGCTCGATCGCCCTGCTCCTCACCAGCGACGAGGAAGGCGCTGCGGCCAACGGTGTGATCAAAGTCATGGAAGCCTTGCAGAAGCGCGACGAGAGAATCGACTGGTGCCTTATTGGCGAGCCCTCCAGCTTCGTTTCACTCGGAGATGTGGTCCGCATCGGCCGGCGCGGGTCGCTGTGCGGCATGCTCCGTGTATTCGGCGTGCAGGGCCATGTGGCCTATCCGGACAAGGCTGAAAATCCGATACACAGATTCGCACCGGCCCTTTCGGAGCTGACCAGCGAGGTCTGGGATCAAGGCAATGAATACTTCCCTCCCACCAGCTTCCAGATATCCAATATTCAGGCCGGAACCGGAGCCGAAAACGTGATTCCGGGACGGCTCGAAATCCTGTTCAACTTCCGGTTTTCCACGGCCCTGACGGAAGAGGACATAAAACGGCGCGTCCATGCCATCCTGGACAAACACGGTTTGAGATACGAACTGAACTGGCGGCTGTCCGGCTCACCATTCCTGACGACGCGGCCGGAACTGATCGATGCCACTCAAGGGGCCATCGAAACCGTGCTCGATCAGCGTGCGAGGCTCGACACCGGCGGCGGTACCTCGGACGGCCGCTTCGTTGCACCCACCGGAGCCCAGGTGGTCGAACTGGGGCCGATCAACGGCTCTATTCATAAAGTCAATGAACACGTGCGTATCGAAGACATAGACAGACTCTCAAAGGTTTACGAGCAGGTCCTGATTAA
- the mepA gene encoding penicillin-insensitive murein endopeptidase — protein MLCFPGTLFGNPWAEVAGPADGPPLAIGTTNNGCISGAASLPTEGDGFLVMHLERKRYFGHPLLIRTIETLGERASESIGVIQVGDLSLARGGPMPFGHRSHQTGLDADIWFNLDPGRYAKADEWRANIPAPSLLNRAGKGLDRRLWSKQHARLLKLTATIPAIDRVFVNAHIKRELCRTTQGDRTWLRKLRPWYGHHDHFHIRLACPSDSPDCIRQDPVPPGDGCDSSLSWWFQEHPPSPIKPKAPKRPMPIACQAILDRGQLPRMR, from the coding sequence TTGCTCTGCTTTCCTGGCACTCTTTTCGGCAATCCCTGGGCTGAGGTAGCCGGCCCGGCCGATGGTCCTCCGCTCGCCATCGGTACAACCAACAACGGCTGCATCAGCGGAGCGGCTTCTCTGCCCACCGAGGGCGACGGGTTTCTCGTCATGCACTTGGAGAGGAAACGCTACTTCGGCCATCCATTATTGATCCGGACGATTGAGACTTTGGGCGAGCGCGCGAGCGAATCGATCGGCGTGATTCAAGTCGGCGATCTTTCTCTGGCGAGAGGCGGCCCTATGCCGTTCGGCCATCGCAGCCATCAAACCGGTCTCGACGCCGATATCTGGTTTAACCTGGATCCCGGCCGCTATGCGAAAGCTGACGAATGGCGAGCCAACATTCCCGCCCCTAGCCTCTTGAACCGTGCCGGGAAAGGCCTCGATCGCCGACTCTGGAGCAAGCAGCACGCGCGGCTGCTGAAACTAACGGCGACGATTCCCGCGATCGACCGGGTCTTCGTCAATGCGCACATCAAGCGAGAACTCTGTCGTACGACCCAAGGCGATCGAACCTGGCTAAGAAAGCTCCGCCCCTGGTATGGCCATCACGACCATTTCCATATTCGCCTCGCTTGCCCATCCGACAGTCCGGATTGCATCCGACAGGACCCCGTACCGCCCGGTGACGGCTGCGATTCCAGCCTCTCATGGTGGTTTCAGGAACACCCTCCGAGCCCGATCAAGCCGAAAGCGCCGAAACGCCCCATGCCCATCGCCTGCCAAGCTATCCTGGATCGTGGGCAACTCCCTCGGATGCGATGA
- a CDS encoding DUF2726 domain-containing protein — protein MTWLILIGIAALASLLLIIRSAPKSSEKSRKSAYRSEDFLFSPEERVFFLALKQAVGEDYEIFGKIPVTELISARYEGAGSGARKTLERVANQCFDFLLCSKTDLSVACALELYEHPVSGKGPAPPADPLRAICDAAGLPLVRIEAGPFYDSEEIKQTIASVVRKDPLYLVESDGRREPRISSIEDIEFDP, from the coding sequence ATGACATGGTTGATTCTTATCGGGATCGCCGCCCTCGCCAGCTTGCTTTTGATCATCCGAAGCGCACCGAAATCATCCGAAAAATCGAGGAAATCCGCTTATCGAAGCGAAGATTTTTTGTTTTCGCCCGAGGAACGTGTTTTCTTTCTCGCCCTGAAACAAGCCGTTGGCGAAGATTATGAAATTTTCGGCAAGATTCCCGTGACGGAGCTCATTTCCGCTCGCTACGAAGGGGCGGGCAGCGGCGCGCGGAAAACCTTGGAGCGGGTTGCCAACCAATGTTTCGATTTCCTCTTGTGCTCTAAAACCGATCTGTCCGTCGCCTGTGCCCTTGAACTGTACGAACATCCCGTTTCCGGAAAGGGGCCGGCGCCGCCCGCGGATCCCTTGAGAGCAATCTGCGACGCTGCCGGTTTGCCATTGGTGAGGATCGAAGCCGGTCCGTTTTATGACTCGGAAGAAATCAAACAGACCATCGCATCGGTGGTCCGCAAGGACCCCCTGTATCTGGTCGAATCGGACGGGCGCAGGGAGCCACGAATTTCCAGTATCGAAGACATCGAGTTCGACCCATGA